The Deinococcus aerolatus region GGGCAACGCTGACAGGCCACGACCAGGTTGTTTCGTTCCGCAACCTGTTGATGGCTGGCCACATGGACATCGCTTTCCAGCCAATCTGGAGTTGCCCACCTGACGACCAAAGTACGGTGACACTCCTCGGCTTCGAGGCCCTGGCGAGGCCGGCAGCCGGCTCAGGCTTTGCCGGACCACAGGAACTGTTCGACCTTGCGGCCCGCCTGAACCGCAGCCTCGCGCTGGACGACTTATGTTGGTCAAGCACCCTGAAGCGCTGCCACGGTCTCCCCGCCGGCGCCCTGCTGTTTTTGAACCTCACCCCGCAGACGCTTGACCAGGAGACGCCACTCGCGCCCCGGCTGCTGGCCGCCGTGAACGCAGCAGGCTTGCATCCGGGCCAGATCGTTCTCGAGGTCACGGAACGGAGCGTTGGACACATGTCTGCTGTGCTTCATCAGGCAAAGTTGCTGCGGGACGCTGGCTTCCGACTGGCCCTCGACGACGTTGGCGCTGGCAACGCTGGACTTGAGATGCTGCGGCAGTTGCACGTGGACTTCGTCAAGATTGACCGCAGCGTGGTCAGCGCCGCGCCCATGGATACCGTTACCAACGGTGTCCTGGCCGCCATCATGGCGTATGCCCGGGTGACCGGCGTGCGCGTGATCATCGAGGGTATCGAGACGGCGGACATGCTGAGAAACGGGACATCGATGGGGGCCGACGTAGCGCACGGGCATCTGCTGGCGGCGCAGGGGTATCTACTGGGACGGCCCGGCACGAATTTTGACGTCATGCCCCCAGTACTGGACAACTTCACTCAGTAGCCGACAACCCCAGTGAGCCGCTCCTGACCTGAACGCGGACAGGTTTATGGGATCGGCTCACGTTGAGCCGGGTCTCTAGTCGAAACCGTCCAAACTTTGGGGCCACCGCAGGAAAGGGCGGCCCGAAAGTTGGGGGCCAGGACAGTTGGCCTCACGCACGCAACGTTTGTCCAATACGTTTCGACGCACTACTACACCGCTACTACACCGGAAGGCCGAAAACGAACCCTCTAACCGCCGACCACAAATAGAAAACCCCGCGCTAGGCGGGACTTTTTGTTGGTGGGCGGTATAGGATTTGAACCTACGACCACTCGCTTGTAAGGCGAACGCTCTACCGCTGAGCTAACCGCCCACACCGGGGGCCTATGCTACGGGGTCAGGCGGAAAGGTTCAAGGGGTCCGGGACAGTAGCCCGCCTGTGGGGCAGGCTTCCACAGGCGGCACGCGGGTGATTCCCTTCCCCACCCCGCATCTCCTGACTGCCGCGCCGCCTGTCCACGGGAGTTACAGCACCCGGAAGGCCAGAAAGCCCGCGCCGATACCCAGAAGGATGCCCATCAGCACTTCCAGATAGGTATGGCCCAGCAACACCCGCACTGGCAGCGGCGCGAAGCCCGCACGCACCACGTCACGCAGTTCGCTGATCAGCTCGTTAAGCAGGGCGCCCTGCTGGCCGCTGGCGTGGCGTACGCCCGTCGCGTCATACATGACGATCATGCCGAAAACGGCGCTGACGGCAAAGGCCGCGCTGCCCACGCCCTCGGACAGGCCGACGCCGGTGTTCAGGGCGGCCACCATGGCGCTGTGGCTGCTGGGCATGCCACCCGTTTCCATAAAGGCCGCAGGCCGCCAGCGCCGCTCGATCAGCAGAATCAGAAAAACCTTGATGAGCTGCGCGCTGGTGGAGGCCAGGATGGCCGTCCACAGCCAGCGGTTGCTCAGCAGCTCAGCGAACGAGTTCACCGGCACCCTCGGAACGCAGATGATGCTGCAATTCGGCGGCCCGCACGGTGTTCGCCAGCAGCTGCGCCACGGTCATGGGACCGACGCCGCCCGGCACCGGGGTCAGCGCCCCGGCCACGCCAGAGACGTCCGGGTGAACATCGCCCACCAGATGGCTGCGGCCCCCGGCTCCCGGCACGCGGTTGATGCCCACGTCGATCACAGTAGCCCCGGGCTTGACCATCTCCGGCGTGATCAGCCCGGGGCAGCCGGCGGCCGCAATCAGGAGATCCGCCTCACGGGTCACGCTGGGCAGCCCGTGGGTGCGGCTGTGGGCCACGGTCACGGTGGCGTCGGCGTTGAGCAGCAGCGCGGCCAGCGGGCGGCCCACCAGATGGCTGCGGCCCACGATCACGGCCCGCACGCCGGCCACCGCAATCCCGTAGTGCTTCAGCAGGAACATGATCCCGGCCGGGGTGCAGGGCGTCAGCGCCGGCCGGGCGGCCCACAGCTCCCCCACGTTCAGGGGGTGGAAGCCGTCCACATCCTTGCGCGGGTCGATGGCGTGCAGCACGGCCATCTCGGCGATATGCGCGGGCAGCGGCAGCTGCACCAGGATGCCGTTCACGTCATCGTCGCGGTTCAGACTGTCGATCACGGCCAGCAGGTCGGCCTGGGAGGTGGCCTCTGGCAGCGCGTGAACGGTGCCGCGCAGGCCCACCTCGCCGGCCTTGCGCGCCTTGCCGCGCACGTAGCTGACGCTGGCGGGATCGTCCCCCACGCGCACGATGACCAGGCTGGGCTGGGCTGGCAGGCGACTGGCCCGCGCTGCGGCGTCTTGCAACAGCACCTCGGCCGCGGGCGGCCCCGCCAGCACCCGTGCGGTCACTCCTGCTCCGCCTGCGGTCCGGCGAGCGCGGTCTTCATGCTGCGGCTCAGGCCCGCCAGCACGCCGTTCACGAAACGTCCGGAATCATCACCCCCGAACTTGCGGGCGATGCGTACGGCGCTCTCGATCACCGGGGGGTGGGGCTCGGCGGTGTGGCCCATCTCGAAGGTGGCCAGCCGCAGCACGTTCAGGTCCGTCTGGGCCATCTGCCCGAAGCTCCAACCACGGATGGTGCGGTGCAGCGTCTCGTCGATCTCGGCGCGGCGCGCTCCGATGCCGTCCACCAGCTCGCGGGCGAAGGTCAGGGCCTCCTCGTTCAGGCGCGGGAAGGTGTCGTCGCCGTCGCGCATCTGGCCCTCGCTGCGGGTAAACACCGTGTCCAGCGGCAGGTCACCCCGGTCCGCCTCGAACAGCACGCGGAAGGCAAATTCGCGGGCGGCGCGGCGGGTACCGACCGGCTGGACGGCCTTGTCCCGGCGGCGGGTCAAGACAGCCCCCGAACGGCGGGCGCGGCGGGAACGCACACGCCCTGAACGGTGACGTTGACGGCCCGGACCTTCAGGCCGGTCATCAGCTCAATGTTCTCGCACACGGCGCGCTGCACCTGCTGGGACACGCCCATCAGATTCTGCCCGAAATCCACGTTCAGGCCCACGTCCACACTGACGCTGCCGCCGTCGCGGGTCACCCGCAGGGCGCGGGGTTTGCGGGCGCTGCTCTGGTTGCGCAGCACCTCGCCCATATTCAGCGGCGCGGAGGCGACCTCGGTGCCCTCGATGCCGGTGATGGTGGTGGCGGCGATGTCCATCAGGACGCTCTTGCTGATCTCGACTTCGGAACTGGGGGTGTTGGACTGAGTTGGGTTGCTTGCCATGATGGGAATGCCTCCGCGCGCGGGCCGAGTGGTGCGCCGCGCCAGTACGCGACAGTTTAGAGGGTTGTGGGCAGTAACGCGCGGGACGGGCGGCGAAGGAGGCCCTCTCACATCTTCAGGGAACGGCGGCGGGGCGGGCAGATGAGGCTTGCCCCGCCGCTGCACGTCCGGTTGTCCAGCTTCTCAGGCCGCGCCTGTCTCCTCTACCCCTGCTCTTCCACCCCTTTTTCGGCCAGCAGGGCCGCCAGCCCGGCCTCGTCCAGCACGTCCACCCCCAGTTCCTGCGCGCGGGTCAGCTTGCTGCCGGCGTCCTCCCCGGCAATCAGGTAGGAGGTCTTGCCGGTCACGCTGCCGGTCACTCGGCCCCCGGCGGCCTCCAGCTCGGCCTTGATGGCGTCGCGCGGGCGGCCCAGGCTGCCGGTGATGACGAAATTCAGCCCGCGCAACTGTTCGCCGCGCCGGACCTCCTCCGCCTGCGGATTGACGCCTGCCGCCTTCAGTTTGTTCAGCAGCGTGACGTAACTGTCGGTTTTCAGGGCCACCGCCACGCTCGCGCCGATCACCTTGCCCAGGCCCGGCACGGCCTCGATCTGCTCGGGGGTGGCGGCCATCAGCGCGTCCAGCGTGCCAAAGGCCCCGGCCAGCGCCCTGGCATTGCGCTCGCCCACGTGGTCCAGGCCCAGCGCGTTGATCAGGCGCCACAGCGGGCGGGTCTTGCTGGCCTCCAGCTCGGCCAGAATGTTCCCGGCCTTCTTCTCGCCGCCGCGCTCCAGCCCGGCCAGCGTCCCGGCGTCCAGAGCGTACAGGTCGGCCGCGTCGTGGATCAGGCCCGATGTCAGCAACTGCGCGATCAGCTTGCTGCCCACCCCCGCAATGTCCATCGCGCCGCGCGAGACAAAGTACTCCACGAGTTTGTAGGTCTGCGCCGGGCAGGCCGGGTTGGTGCAGTACGTGTTGGCATCCTCGGGATCGCGCGTGACCGGCTGGCCGCACTCCGGACAGGTATCGGGAAAGACGAAGGGCTGCGCATCTGACGGGCGTTTTTCCTTGACCACGCGCATGATCTGCGGAATCACGCCGCCGGACTTGCGGACCACCACCGTATCCCCGACGCGCAGATCCAGATCCCGCACGAAATCCTCGTTGTGCAGGGTGGCCTTGCTGACGGTGCTGCCCTCGATCAGGCGGGGCGAGAGATGCGCCAGTGGCGTCAGCTTGCCGGTGCGGCCCACGTTCACGCTGATGCTCCCCAGCACCGTCTCCACCTCCTCCACCGGGAACTTGTAGGCAATCGCCCAGCGTGGAGCGCGGCTGGTGAATCCCGCCTCCTCCTGAAGTCTCAGGGAATCGAGTTTGAACACCGTGCCGTCGGCGTCGAACTCGAAGGACTGACGCTGGGCGGTCATGCGGGCGTGGTAGTCGGCGGCGGCGTCAATCCCAGCCAGCTGCTCGCTGTAGCGGCTGATGGAAAAGCCCTGGGCGTTCAGCCAGGCCAGCACCTCGCCTTGGGTGGTGGCGGGGACGCCGTCGCGTTTGCCCAGCGCGTAAAAGACGGCCTTGAGGTTGCGGGTGCGCGTTACTTCCGGGTCTTTCTGGCGCAGGGCACCCGCCGCGCCGTTGCGGGGGTTCTTCAGCAGCGGGGTGCCCAGTTCCTCGGCCTGCGCGTTGTAGGCGGCAAAGTCTGCCCGGCTCATGTAGACCTCGCCGCGCACCTCTATCTCACCACCTGGCAGCTCGCCGGTCAGGTTTTTCAGCACGGTGGGAATGCCCGGCACCGTCGCCACCTGCGCGGTCACGAGCTCGCCAACTGAGCCGTTGCCGCGCGTGGCGGCCCACTGCAACTGCCCGCCCTTGTAATACAGATTCACACTCAGGCCGTCGACCTTCAGCTCCCCGGTAAACACGAAATCGTCGTGCTCGGGCGGCAGGTTCAGTGAGCGGGCCAGCTTCTCGCGCCAGTCACTGAGTTCAGCGTCGTCGAAGGCGTTGTCCAGGCTGGTCATCGGGGTGGGATGGCTCACCGGCTGGAAGGCCGTGCTGGGAGCGCCGCCCACCGCCTGCGCGGGGCTGGTGTCCGCCCCCAGCTGCTGCGCGGCCTGGGCAGCCCATCCGGGGTTGGCAGCCTCCAGGCCACGCAGGCGCCTCACCAGCGCGTCGTATTCACTGTCGGGAATGGTGGGCGCGTCCTGCTCGTGGTAGGCGCGGTTGTGGCGGGCAATCTCGGCGCTCAGCGCCAGATAATCCCCATACCCACCGGGGCCGTTCTCACTGGGGTCACACTCACTGGGCCCGTTCTCAAGGGGCGCAAACTCGGCCTGATCCATGCCAAAAGCGTAGCACCTGCGTCCGGTTCAGCTGGAGGCGAAATGATGCCCGCGCTCCGCCCGCACCGACGCCCGCCTGCCGCACTCCTCGTACCCCCATCAGGTGCAGGTCACCGCGGCGTGTTCAGATGACGGCGCAGTTTTCGTATACTGTGTTCAAGCAACCCACATGCCTGCTGTCTAGGCACAGCCCCAAACTGGAGGATTCACCATGAAGAAATTTCTGACCCTGGCCCTGGCCGTATCCGTTTCTCTTGCTGGCGCGCAGGCCATGCGCGTGGGCCTGGCCTACGACGCGGGCGGCAAATTCGACAAGAGCTTCAACCAGAGCGCCTACGAGGGCAGCCAGCGCGCCGCCAAGAAGCTGGGCGTGCAGGTCAAGGACTTTGAGCCCAGCGATCCCAGCCAGGTGATTCAGGGCGTGCGCTCGTTTGCCAACGAGGGCTTTGACCTGACCATTGGCGTGGGCTTTGCCAACAACGCCAGCATCAGCCAGGTCGCCAAGGAAAACCCCGATCTGTACTTCGGTCTGGTCGAC contains the following coding sequences:
- a CDS encoding divergent PAP2 family protein, with product MNSFAELLSNRWLWTAILASTSAQLIKVFLILLIERRWRPAAFMETGGMPSSHSAMVAALNTGVGLSEGVGSAAFAVSAVFGMIVMYDATGVRHASGQQGALLNELISELRDVVRAGFAPLPVRVLLGHTYLEVLMGILLGIGAGFLAFRVL
- a CDS encoding bifunctional 5,10-methylenetetrahydrofolate dehydrogenase/5,10-methenyltetrahydrofolate cyclohydrolase, whose product is MTARVLAGPPAAEVLLQDAAARASRLPAQPSLVIVRVGDDPASVSYVRGKARKAGEVGLRGTVHALPEATSQADLLAVIDSLNRDDDVNGILVQLPLPAHIAEMAVLHAIDPRKDVDGFHPLNVGELWAARPALTPCTPAGIMFLLKHYGIAVAGVRAVIVGRSHLVGRPLAALLLNADATVTVAHSRTHGLPSVTREADLLIAAAGCPGLITPEMVKPGATVIDVGINRVPGAGGRSHLVGDVHPDVSGVAGALTPVPGGVGPMTVAQLLANTVRAAELQHHLRSEGAGELVR
- the nusB gene encoding transcription antitermination factor NusB, which produces MTRRRDKAVQPVGTRRAAREFAFRVLFEADRGDLPLDTVFTRSEGQMRDGDDTFPRLNEEALTFARELVDGIGARRAEIDETLHRTIRGWSFGQMAQTDLNVLRLATFEMGHTAEPHPPVIESAVRIARKFGGDDSGRFVNGVLAGLSRSMKTALAGPQAEQE
- a CDS encoding Asp23/Gls24 family envelope stress response protein, with amino-acid sequence MASNPTQSNTPSSEVEISKSVLMDIAATTITGIEGTEVASAPLNMGEVLRNQSSARKPRALRVTRDGGSVSVDVGLNVDFGQNLMGVSQQVQRAVCENIELMTGLKVRAVNVTVQGVCVPAAPAVRGLS
- the ligA gene encoding NAD-dependent DNA ligase LigA, translating into MDQAEFAPLENGPSECDPSENGPGGYGDYLALSAEIARHNRAYHEQDAPTIPDSEYDALVRRLRGLEAANPGWAAQAAQQLGADTSPAQAVGGAPSTAFQPVSHPTPMTSLDNAFDDAELSDWREKLARSLNLPPEHDDFVFTGELKVDGLSVNLYYKGGQLQWAATRGNGSVGELVTAQVATVPGIPTVLKNLTGELPGGEIEVRGEVYMSRADFAAYNAQAEELGTPLLKNPRNGAAGALRQKDPEVTRTRNLKAVFYALGKRDGVPATTQGEVLAWLNAQGFSISRYSEQLAGIDAAADYHARMTAQRQSFEFDADGTVFKLDSLRLQEEAGFTSRAPRWAIAYKFPVEEVETVLGSISVNVGRTGKLTPLAHLSPRLIEGSTVSKATLHNEDFVRDLDLRVGDTVVVRKSGGVIPQIMRVVKEKRPSDAQPFVFPDTCPECGQPVTRDPEDANTYCTNPACPAQTYKLVEYFVSRGAMDIAGVGSKLIAQLLTSGLIHDAADLYALDAGTLAGLERGGEKKAGNILAELEASKTRPLWRLINALGLDHVGERNARALAGAFGTLDALMAATPEQIEAVPGLGKVIGASVAVALKTDSYVTLLNKLKAAGVNPQAEEVRRGEQLRGLNFVITGSLGRPRDAIKAELEAAGGRVTGSVTGKTSYLIAGEDAGSKLTRAQELGVDVLDEAGLAALLAEKGVEEQG